A region from the Saccharomonospora azurea NA-128 genome encodes:
- the ehuB gene encoding ectoine/hydroxyectoine ABC transporter substrate-binding protein EhuB has protein sequence MLRYSAVGLAAVGGGSLLAACQTTNPETGQVEGSGLQQRIDAGQPVRVAVANEPPYTKLEANGELTGASPDITKAVLERMGITEVEGVQTDYDSMIPGLEADRWDIVSAGLFMNTTRCSKVLYAAPDIVSTESFAVPAGNPKKLTSVDAVLDSGAVVAVLAGSYELKTASSLGVPDSQLQTYPKAPDAMQGMSDGRVDAVLLPTLTLESHKAQYGGDFDITEPLDEIPTTGAGAAFRKSDKDFHAKFDAELKKFKETDEFAQLLEEWGFDADASREATTEQLCKTEG, from the coding sequence TTGCTTCGATACTCGGCCGTGGGCCTCGCGGCGGTAGGCGGTGGGTCATTGCTCGCCGCGTGCCAGACGACGAATCCGGAGACCGGACAGGTCGAGGGATCGGGCCTTCAGCAGCGCATCGACGCGGGTCAACCGGTTCGGGTGGCGGTGGCGAACGAGCCGCCGTACACGAAACTGGAGGCCAACGGTGAGCTCACGGGTGCCTCCCCCGACATCACCAAGGCAGTGCTCGAACGCATGGGCATCACCGAGGTCGAGGGCGTCCAGACCGACTACGACTCGATGATCCCCGGGCTCGAAGCCGACCGGTGGGACATCGTGAGCGCGGGCCTGTTCATGAACACGACCCGCTGTTCCAAGGTGCTGTACGCGGCGCCGGACATCGTGTCGACGGAGTCGTTCGCGGTGCCGGCGGGCAACCCGAAGAAGCTGACCTCTGTGGACGCGGTGCTGGACTCCGGTGCGGTCGTGGCCGTGCTCGCGGGCAGTTACGAGCTGAAGACGGCCTCGTCGCTCGGCGTGCCGGACTCGCAGCTGCAGACCTACCCCAAGGCACCGGATGCCATGCAGGGTATGAGCGACGGCCGGGTCGACGCGGTGCTGCTGCCCACGTTGACGCTGGAATCGCACAAGGCGCAGTACGGGGGCGACTTCGACATCACCGAGCCGCTGGACGAGATTCCCACCACCGGCGCGGGTGCGGCGTTCCGCAAGTCGGACAAGGACTTCCATGCCAAGTTCGACGCGGAGCTCAAGAAGTTCAAGGAGACCGACGAGTTCGCACAGCTCCTCGAGGAGTGGGGCTTCGACGCGGACGCCTCCCGCGAAGCCACCACCGAACAGCTCTGCAAGACCGAGGGCTGA
- a CDS encoding NUDIX domain-containing protein: MKRLDSRQVYANNWMTVREDSIRRPDGSDGIYGVVDKPDYALVIPLDGDKIKLVEQFRYPLGIRRWEFPQGTAPERAELPTSELAARELREETGLSAGRLVDLGLLDVAPGLTSQRGRVYLATDLTEGEPDREHEEQDMRAEWFDRAQVERMIVEHEITDAQSVAAYTLLLLWERRNA, from the coding sequence ATGAAGAGACTCGACTCACGGCAGGTGTACGCCAACAATTGGATGACGGTCCGCGAAGACAGTATTCGCAGGCCGGACGGCTCCGACGGCATCTACGGCGTCGTCGACAAACCCGACTACGCGCTCGTGATCCCCCTCGACGGCGACAAGATCAAGCTTGTCGAACAATTTCGTTACCCACTCGGAATCCGCCGGTGGGAGTTCCCTCAGGGCACCGCGCCCGAACGCGCCGAGCTGCCCACGTCCGAGCTCGCCGCCCGCGAGCTCCGCGAGGAGACCGGACTGTCGGCGGGCAGGCTGGTGGACCTTGGCCTGCTCGACGTGGCCCCGGGGCTGACCAGCCAGCGGGGTCGCGTCTACCTCGCGACCGACCTCACCGAGGGCGAGCCGGACCGCGAGCACGAGGAACAGGACATGCGGGCGGAGTGGTTCGACCGCGCGCAGGTGGAACGGATGATCGTCGAGCACGAGATCACGGACGCGCAGTCCGTCGCCGCCTACACTCTCCTGCTGCTCTGGGAGCGGCGCAACGCCTGA
- a CDS encoding enoyl-CoA hydratase-related protein, with product MGDYEHLLVKQEGDTVTITMNRPARRNSLSEPHLRELLAAFTEAGESSATGIVLAGAGPVFSAGHDFADVAARDLTGVRDLLRLCTDLMGTLQSVPQVVVARVHGLATAAGCQLVASCDLAVAAESAGFALPGGKGGWFCHTPAVPVARAVGRKRLMELALTGDVIDAATALDWGLVNRVVPDEALDQAVSDLLARATRGSRASKALGKRTLYAQLDRPEQDAYALAVEVMASASQLPGAREGMAAFLEKRRPDWPD from the coding sequence ATGGGTGACTACGAACACCTCCTCGTCAAGCAGGAGGGCGACACCGTCACGATCACCATGAACCGCCCGGCGCGGCGCAACTCGCTGTCCGAGCCGCACCTGCGGGAGTTGCTCGCGGCGTTCACCGAGGCGGGCGAGTCGAGCGCGACCGGCATCGTCCTGGCGGGTGCGGGTCCCGTGTTCTCGGCGGGACACGACTTCGCCGACGTCGCGGCCCGCGACCTCACCGGCGTGCGGGACCTGCTGCGGCTGTGCACCGACCTCATGGGCACCCTGCAGTCGGTGCCGCAGGTGGTGGTGGCGCGCGTCCACGGCCTCGCGACGGCGGCCGGGTGCCAGCTCGTGGCGTCGTGCGACCTGGCCGTGGCCGCGGAGTCCGCGGGATTCGCGCTGCCGGGCGGGAAGGGCGGCTGGTTCTGCCACACGCCCGCCGTCCCCGTCGCCCGCGCGGTCGGCCGCAAGCGGCTGATGGAGCTGGCGTTGACCGGCGACGTCATCGACGCCGCGACCGCGCTGGACTGGGGACTGGTCAACCGCGTCGTCCCGGATGAGGCGCTGGACCAGGCCGTGTCGGATCTGCTGGCGAGGGCCACCCGCGGGAGCCGGGCGTCGAAGGCACTGGGCAAGCGGACGCTGTACGCGCAGCTCGACCGGCCGGAACAGGACGCCTACGCACTGGCCGTGGAGGTGATGGCCTCGGCCTCACAGCTGCCCGGAGCCAGGGAGGGCATGGCGGCGTTTCTCGAGAAGCGTCGCCCCGACTGGCCCGACTGA
- the ehuA gene encoding ectoine/hydroxyectoine ABC transporter ATP-binding protein EhuA, which yields MIRFDQVVKKFGDNVVLSDLSFEVDPGEFVTLIGPSGSGKTTILRLLMTLERVTSGTIQVGGEYLSHMEKGGKLVPADEKHLRQVRKRIGMVFQQFNLFPNMKVLQNITEAPIRVLGTPRAEAEAKAESLLEMVGLSDKIDAHPSQLSGGQQQRVAIARALAMEPDVLLLDEVTSALDPELVAGVLAVLRQLAETTDITFLCVTHEMQFARDVSDRVVMFDQGHVVEAADPEKLFTEPENARTREFLKAVLDRA from the coding sequence ATGATTCGCTTCGACCAAGTGGTGAAGAAGTTCGGTGACAACGTCGTGCTCAGTGATCTGAGCTTCGAGGTCGATCCCGGCGAATTCGTCACGCTGATCGGTCCGAGCGGTTCGGGCAAGACGACGATCCTGCGCCTGCTGATGACGTTGGAACGGGTCACCAGCGGAACCATCCAGGTGGGCGGTGAATACCTCAGCCACATGGAGAAGGGCGGCAAGCTCGTTCCCGCCGACGAGAAGCACCTGCGGCAGGTCCGCAAGCGGATCGGCATGGTGTTCCAGCAGTTCAACCTGTTCCCGAACATGAAGGTGCTGCAGAACATCACCGAGGCACCGATCCGCGTCCTCGGCACGCCGCGCGCGGAGGCCGAGGCCAAGGCGGAATCGCTGCTGGAGATGGTGGGACTGAGCGACAAGATCGACGCCCATCCGTCGCAGCTTTCCGGTGGTCAGCAGCAGCGGGTGGCCATCGCGCGGGCGTTGGCCATGGAGCCCGACGTTCTCCTGCTGGACGAGGTGACCTCGGCACTGGACCCTGAACTCGTGGCGGGGGTGCTCGCGGTGCTGCGGCAGCTCGCCGAGACCACGGACATCACGTTCCTGTGCGTCACCCACGAGATGCAGTTCGCGCGGGACGTGTCGGACCGCGTGGTGATGTTCGACCAGGGGCATGTGGTCGAGGCGGCGGACCCGGAGAAGCTGTTCACCGAGCCGGAGAACGCCCGGACGCGGGAGTTCCTCAAGGCCGTGCTCGACAGGGCCTGA
- the ehuD gene encoding ectoine/hydroxyectoine ABC transporter permease subunit EhuD, translated as MNAVWDWNFAFEVLPAILEGLLITLQATVLGALLAYVLGLVFALLRRSPIRVVSTAVWLVMEFVRSTPLLVQLFFLFYVLPLVGVTLSPMVTGVLGLGLHYATYTAEVYRAGIEAVPKGQWEAATALSLPTRRVWTAVILPQAIPRVLPALGNYTISMFKETPLLLAIGVLDIVGAAEEEASLAFRYVEPITIAGVLFLLLSYPASLLVRYLERRFGLAQ; from the coding sequence GTGAACGCCGTGTGGGACTGGAACTTCGCCTTCGAGGTGCTGCCTGCGATCCTCGAAGGGCTGTTGATCACCTTGCAGGCCACCGTCCTCGGTGCCCTGCTCGCGTACGTGCTCGGTCTCGTGTTCGCACTGCTGCGCCGATCTCCCATCCGGGTGGTCAGCACAGCGGTGTGGCTCGTGATGGAGTTCGTGCGCAGCACGCCTCTGCTGGTGCAGCTGTTCTTCCTGTTCTACGTCCTGCCTCTGGTGGGGGTCACGCTGTCGCCGATGGTGACCGGCGTGCTGGGGTTGGGTCTGCACTACGCGACGTACACCGCCGAGGTGTACCGGGCGGGCATCGAGGCCGTCCCGAAGGGGCAGTGGGAGGCGGCCACCGCGTTGAGCCTGCCGACCCGTCGAGTGTGGACGGCGGTGATCCTGCCCCAGGCGATCCCGCGGGTGCTGCCCGCGCTCGGCAACTACACGATTTCGATGTTCAAGGAGACACCGCTGCTTCTGGCCATCGGTGTGCTGGACATCGTGGGAGCGGCAGAGGAGGAGGCTTCCCTGGCTTTCCGGTATGTCGAACCGATCACCATCGCCGGGGTTTTGTTCCTCCTTTTGAGTTACCCTGCCTCTCTACTCGTTCGATACTTGGAGCGTCGTTTTGGACTCGCACAGTAA
- the ehuC gene encoding ectoine/hydroxyectoine ABC transporter permease subunit EhuC yields the protein MFDDVPHFVSVIADGLLVTVQATVGGIILATVLSFVAGLAILSHRVAVRTVARVYIEIWRGTSEVVQLFWLYFVLPVLTGFQLLPLWAGILVLGLNFGAYGAEIVRGSVQSVPKEQHEGGVALNFSSAQRLRRIILPQALVEMVPPFNNLFIQLLKGTALLTFITVPEMTHQATVILVPAFTSEVALIFTLLLLFYLVLSIVITFLMRLLERWAARKVGRTPAKRDQAVATGGGVA from the coding sequence ATGTTCGACGACGTTCCCCATTTCGTCTCCGTCATCGCCGACGGCCTCCTGGTCACGGTCCAGGCGACCGTCGGCGGCATCATCCTGGCCACGGTGCTGTCCTTCGTGGCCGGCCTCGCGATACTGTCGCACCGCGTCGCCGTGCGGACGGTCGCGCGGGTGTACATCGAGATCTGGCGGGGCACGTCCGAGGTGGTCCAGCTCTTCTGGCTCTACTTCGTGCTCCCCGTGCTGACCGGCTTCCAGCTCCTGCCGCTGTGGGCGGGAATTCTCGTGCTCGGCCTGAACTTCGGTGCCTACGGTGCCGAGATCGTGCGAGGTTCCGTCCAGTCGGTGCCCAAGGAACAGCACGAGGGCGGGGTGGCGCTCAACTTCAGCTCGGCCCAGCGCTTGCGGCGGATCATCCTGCCGCAGGCGCTGGTGGAGATGGTTCCGCCGTTCAACAACCTGTTCATCCAACTGCTCAAGGGCACGGCCCTGCTGACGTTCATCACGGTGCCCGAGATGACGCACCAGGCCACGGTGATCCTCGTTCCGGCCTTCACGAGCGAGGTCGCGCTGATCTTCACGCTGCTGCTGTTGTTCTACCTCGTACTGTCCATTGTGATCACCTTCCTGATGCGGCTGCTGGAACGGTGGGCGGCACGGAAGGTCGGTAGGACGCCTGCCAAGCGGGACCAGGCGGTCGCGACGGGCGGTGGTGTGGCGTGA
- a CDS encoding substrate-binding domain-containing protein, producing the protein MAQGEWAQRALSRRSALKSALVVGATATLAACTEAPQTGSQGGGNTLQRLRDAGTVKVGIAGEIPYGFTRDGKLTGESPEVAKAVFQAIGVPNVDSQQVDFNQLIPGLNAVQYDMVAAGMAIIPKRCQQAQFSAVDYVTNTAFLVPQGNPEGINNFDDVKAKGVNLAVLSGTIEQQVAEALGIANVQTYGGQADMVQALQAGRAYAGALTDISLRALLDQNPDSGLEITEGFVPVVDGKEQIQAGGFVFRKGDDDLVNAFNQELQKLHQNGQWLEIVRPFGFTEDNLPPADVTTQRLCASE; encoded by the coding sequence ATGGCTCAGGGTGAGTGGGCACAACGGGCTTTGTCCCGACGTTCTGCCCTGAAATCGGCGCTTGTCGTGGGCGCCACCGCGACACTCGCGGCGTGCACCGAAGCGCCGCAGACAGGTTCCCAGGGTGGTGGGAACACTCTGCAGAGGCTTCGCGACGCCGGAACCGTGAAGGTCGGTATCGCGGGCGAAATCCCGTACGGATTCACGCGGGACGGCAAGCTCACCGGTGAGTCTCCCGAGGTCGCCAAGGCCGTGTTCCAGGCGATCGGCGTGCCGAACGTCGATTCGCAGCAGGTCGATTTCAACCAGCTGATTCCGGGGCTCAACGCCGTGCAGTACGACATGGTGGCCGCGGGGATGGCGATCATCCCCAAGCGGTGCCAGCAGGCCCAGTTCTCGGCGGTCGACTACGTCACCAACACCGCGTTCCTCGTGCCGCAGGGCAACCCGGAAGGCATCAACAACTTCGACGACGTCAAGGCGAAGGGCGTCAACCTCGCCGTGCTCTCCGGCACGATCGAGCAGCAGGTGGCCGAGGCGTTGGGCATCGCCAACGTGCAGACCTACGGCGGCCAGGCCGACATGGTCCAGGCGCTGCAGGCAGGCCGCGCGTACGCGGGAGCTCTCACCGACATCTCACTGCGCGCCCTGCTCGACCAGAACCCCGACTCGGGACTGGAGATCACCGAGGGCTTCGTGCCGGTCGTGGACGGCAAGGAGCAGATCCAGGCGGGTGGCTTCGTGTTCCGCAAGGGGGACGACGACCTCGTCAACGCCTTCAACCAGGAGCTGCAGAAGCTGCACCAGAACGGGCAGTGGCTCGAGATCGTCCGGCCTTTCGGCTTCACGGAGGACAACCTGCCCCCCGCAGACGTCACCACGCAGAGGCTGTGCGCGAGCGAGTGA
- a CDS encoding LysE family translocator — protein sequence MTWSTYASYLVLVIFVVLAPGPDTVVTLKNSFAGGFRGGLVATAGIATGNVIQGTAVAFGLGTLIVQSQTVFQTLRWLGVAYLCYLGVQALRSAYRGDYAAIDEAGVQHGALRRFREGLLSNVTNPKVLALYLSVLPQFIDPAHNSLGDTLLLAYTVAVLGAIWLVLLVAFVHSVRAWLQRRSVRRGLDTATGTTLIGFGAALALDG from the coding sequence GTGACCTGGAGTACGTACGCCAGCTACCTCGTTCTGGTGATCTTCGTTGTCCTCGCTCCCGGGCCGGACACCGTCGTCACACTCAAGAACTCGTTCGCGGGCGGGTTCCGTGGCGGCCTGGTGGCCACGGCGGGGATCGCGACGGGCAACGTCATCCAGGGCACGGCCGTCGCGTTCGGTCTCGGCACCCTCATCGTGCAGTCGCAGACCGTCTTCCAGACTCTCCGCTGGCTCGGGGTGGCCTACCTCTGCTACCTCGGGGTCCAGGCGCTGCGCTCGGCGTACCGGGGCGACTACGCGGCCATCGACGAGGCCGGCGTCCAACACGGCGCCCTGCGGCGGTTCCGGGAGGGACTGCTCTCGAACGTCACCAACCCGAAGGTGCTCGCGCTCTACCTCTCGGTGCTTCCCCAGTTCATCGACCCGGCGCACAACTCGCTCGGCGACACGCTGCTGCTGGCGTACACGGTGGCCGTGCTGGGCGCGATCTGGCTGGTGCTGCTCGTGGCCTTCGTGCACTCGGTGCGGGCGTGGCTGCAGCGCAGAAGCGTGCGCCGAGGCCTCGACACCGCCACCGGCACGACCCTCATCGGATTCGGCGCCGCCCTCGCCCTCGACGGCTGA
- the murA gene encoding UDP-N-acetylglucosamine 1-carboxyvinyltransferase: MSEHFDVYGGARLVGEVEVVGAKNSVLKLMAAALLAEGTTTIRNCPQILDVPLMADVLRSVGCTVEMDGDVTHITTPAELSHRADSPAMGKLRASVCVLGPLVGRLKRAVVALPGGDAIGSRPLDMHQNGLRKLGATSAIEHGCVVAEAEGLHGAQIWLDFPSVGATENILMAAVLAKGTTVIDNAAREPEIIDLCTMLTEMGARIEGAGTSTLTVEGVETLHPTEHYVIGDRIVGATWAFAAAMTRGDVTVTGVDPHHLDLVLDKLRLAGADVTTFGEKGFRVVQDDRPKAVDFVTLPYPGFATDLQPFAVALSSVSDGTSMITENVYEARFRFIEEMVRLGADARTDGHHAVVRGVERLSSAPVWASDIRAGAGLVLAGLCAEGVTTVWDVFHIDRGYPSFVENLNRLGAHIERVAGEPDRAASD; encoded by the coding sequence ATGAGCGAGCACTTCGACGTGTACGGCGGTGCGCGTCTGGTCGGCGAGGTCGAGGTTGTCGGGGCCAAGAACAGCGTTCTGAAGCTGATGGCAGCTGCGTTGCTCGCCGAGGGAACCACCACGATCCGTAACTGCCCGCAGATCCTGGACGTGCCGCTGATGGCGGACGTGCTGCGCAGTGTGGGCTGCACGGTCGAGATGGACGGCGACGTCACGCACATCACGACGCCCGCGGAGTTGTCGCACCGTGCGGATTCGCCCGCGATGGGCAAGCTGCGGGCGTCCGTGTGTGTGCTCGGTCCGCTGGTCGGGCGGCTGAAGCGCGCGGTGGTCGCACTCCCGGGTGGAGACGCCATCGGATCGAGGCCGTTGGACATGCACCAGAACGGGCTGCGCAAGCTCGGTGCGACGAGCGCGATCGAGCACGGGTGCGTGGTGGCCGAGGCCGAAGGGCTGCACGGTGCGCAGATCTGGCTCGACTTCCCGAGCGTGGGAGCCACCGAGAACATCCTGATGGCCGCGGTCCTCGCGAAGGGCACCACGGTGATCGACAACGCCGCACGCGAACCCGAGATCATCGACCTGTGCACGATGCTCACCGAGATGGGAGCACGCATCGAGGGCGCGGGCACGTCGACGCTGACGGTCGAGGGTGTCGAAACGCTGCACCCCACGGAGCACTACGTCATCGGCGACCGCATCGTCGGGGCCACCTGGGCGTTCGCCGCAGCCATGACGAGGGGCGACGTGACCGTGACGGGCGTGGACCCGCACCACCTCGACCTCGTGCTGGACAAGCTGCGGTTGGCCGGAGCCGACGTGACGACCTTCGGCGAGAAGGGCTTCCGTGTCGTCCAGGACGACCGGCCGAAGGCCGTCGACTTCGTGACCCTGCCGTACCCGGGTTTCGCGACCGACCTCCAGCCGTTCGCGGTCGCCCTGTCGTCGGTGTCCGACGGCACGTCGATGATCACGGAGAACGTCTACGAGGCGCGGTTCCGCTTCATCGAGGAGATGGTCCGGCTCGGTGCGGACGCGCGCACCGACGGCCACCACGCCGTCGTCCGCGGTGTCGAGCGGCTGTCGAGCGCGCCCGTGTGGGCTTCCGACATCAGGGCGGGCGCGGGGCTCGTGCTCGCGGGCCTGTGCGCGGAGGGCGTCACCACGGTGTGGGACGTCTTCCACATCGACCGGGGCTATCCGTCCTTCGTCGAGAACCTCAACCGCCTGGGCGCGCATATCGAGCGCGTGGCGGGTGAGCCGGACCGCGCCGCTTCCGACTGA